The Brevinema andersonii genome segment CTCCTCCAATAAAACCAACTACTGAAGTTTCTTTTAATAATGTTATCAATTCACTAACTAAAGGAGGGAGAATTTTTTTCACTGCTTGAGGTATAATAATTTCTTTCATAGCTGTATAGTAGCTCATACCTAACGCTTGAGCTGCATCCATTTGTCCCTTGTCTATGCTTTGGATTCCTGCCCGGATAATTTCCGAAACATACGCTCCTGAATTAATCCCAAATGCTAACGATGATACAAATAATATTGGAACATCACGCAAAATCCCAATAAATACAACATTTGCAAGAATCATCAATTGTACAACTACAGGAGTTCCCCTAATAACATCCGTATATAAAATTGAAATAAAACGCAAAAATTTATAATGAGAAATATTAAACAACGCAGAAATAATCCCTAATAATATCCCTAAAACCGCCGCTAGTAACGTTGCAGATAAAGAAAATTGCAAACCGTGAAGAACATAAAGATAACGATCATGTTCAATAAATAGGTGCTTAAGAGTCAACAAATAATCCATAATATCTACTTTGTAAATAAACTCAACAATGTACCGGCTGCTACTGCTGAACCAATAACACCTGCTACATTAGGACCCATAGCATGCATTAATAGGAAATTTGATGGATCTTCTTCAGCTCCCACCTTTTGAACTACACGTGCTGCCATAGGTACAGCGCTTACGCCAGCTGCTCCTATCAAAGGATTAATTTTTCCTTTACTGAGGAAACACATAACTTTTCCCAACAAAACACCACCAATTGTTCCAAATACAAACGCCAATAACCCAATTGTTAAAATTTTGAGAGTCACTACATTAAGAAACGTATCAGCACGTGCAGTAGCTCCTACAGTAAGACCAATAAATATTGTAATAACATATAATAACGCAGATTTTATATTGTCTACTAAACTAGGAACAACTTCACTTTCTTTTAGTAAATTTCCTAACATTAACATACCTACTAGTGGTGCAGATGAAGGCACTAATAATATAACAATAATAGTAACAACTATTGGAAATAAAATTTTCTCTTGCTTAGACACTGTTCTTAATTGGTGCATCTTTATTTGACGTTCTTTTTTAGTAGTTAACAATTTCATCACAGGAGGCTGAATAATAGGCACAAGAGCCATGTAAGAATAAGCAGCAACAGCAATGGGTCCTAAAAGATGAGGAGCTAATTTTGACGTTAGATAGATAGCTGTAGGACCATCTGCACCTCCAATAATACCAATAGAAGCAGCTTCAAATCCCGTTAATCCTAAAAAAATCGCACCCCAAAAAGCAACAAAAATACCTAACTGAGCAGCAGCTCCTAATAGCAAACTTTTAGGATATGCAATTAAAGGACCGAAATCCGTAACTGTCCCAATCCCCAAAAAAATAAGAGGAGGATAAATTCCTAATTTAATCCCTCCATATAACTGATATAATAACCCTCCTGGATCCATCAGCCCTTCTCCAGGAAAAAAAGGCAAATTACTTAACATCATCCCAAAGGCTATCGGTAACAATAAATATGGTTCATATTTCTTATAAATTGCTAAGTATAAAAGTATCAAAGAAATCACAATCATAATAACGGATTGAAAAGAAATTAATGATATTCCTGTCATGAGGAAAAGTTTTTTTAATAATTCCAACATAATTTACCTCTAAGAGAGCTTCAGTAATAAAGCCCCACTATCGACAGTATCTCCTTCTTTAACCGCATAATAAGAAATTTTACCATCCTTTGGAGCAACAATATTATTTTCCATTTTCATTGCTTCTAAAATAAGAATAGGTTCTCCTGCTTTAACATTATCTCCTAACTGTTTCAAGATTTTCCAAATATTTCCTTGCATCGGAGCATAAACTGCTTCCCCCTGAGCACTATCTACAGAAGATAGAACAGGGGCTGTTGGAACATTACTTGAAGAAACGGTAGGACTTGACATAACTTTAGAATTATT includes the following:
- a CDS encoding biotin/lipoyl-containing protein, producing MIKVYKVKVEGKVYEVEVELLSHNDSSSENNSKVMSSPTVSSSNVPTAPVLSSVDSAQGEAVYAPMQGNIWKILKQLGDNVKAGEPILILEAMKMENNIVAPKDGKISYYAVKEGDTVDSGALLLKLS
- a CDS encoding amino acid ABC transporter permease, producing MDYLLTLKHLFIEHDRYLYVLHGLQFSLSATLLAAVLGILLGIISALFNISHYKFLRFISILYTDVIRGTPVVVQLMILANVVFIGILRDVPILFVSSLAFGINSGAYVSEIIRAGIQSIDKGQMDAAQALGMSYYTAMKEIIIPQAVKKILPPLVSELITLLKETSVVGFIGGVDLLRAANIITSQTYRGIEPLLLVGLIYLMLTSIFTKLMRQIEKRLSISD
- a CDS encoding sodium ion-translocating decarboxylase subunit beta, whose amino-acid sequence is MELLKKLFLMTGISLISFQSVIMIVISLILLYLAIYKKYEPYLLLPIAFGMMLSNLPFFPGEGLMDPGGLLYQLYGGIKLGIYPPLIFLGIGTVTDFGPLIAYPKSLLLGAAAQLGIFVAFWGAIFLGLTGFEAASIGIIGGADGPTAIYLTSKLAPHLLGPIAVAAYSYMALVPIIQPPVMKLLTTKKERQIKMHQLRTVSKQEKILFPIVVTIIVILLVPSSAPLVGMLMLGNLLKESEVVPSLVDNIKSALLYVITIFIGLTVGATARADTFLNVVTLKILTIGLLAFVFGTIGGVLLGKVMCFLSKGKINPLIGAAGVSAVPMAARVVQKVGAEEDPSNFLLMHAMGPNVAGVIGSAVAAGTLLSLFTK